The genomic window TCCACGGGCATCTTTTTTTATTCTTCCACGACTTCGCAGTCCGGCAGTGATTCTAAAAATTGTCTCCCGTAATTCGCGGTTTTAATCCGGGGGTCGAGAATCACAACAATTCCCTCGTCCGTCTGTGTTCGGATGAGCCGCCCAAATCCCTGCTTTAAACGCAATATCGCCTCTGGTAAACTGAATTCAAAGAACTCGTTGCCACCCTCTTCTTTAATCTGTTTCACGCGCGCTTCCATCACCGGATGCGTCGGAACTTCAAACGGAAGCCTTGTAATGATAACATTACTGAGTGAAGCACCGCGAACGTCAACACCCTCCCAGAAACTGGACGTTCCAAACAGGACTGAGTCTGTGTCTTCACGAAACGCCTGAAGCATCGCTGTTCGCGAAAGCTCGCCGCCCTGTTTGAAAGTCTCAATCCCTCTTTTCTCCAAGTCAGGTGCGACAACATCGTAAACTTCGTCCATCATTTTGTAACTCGTGAAAAGGACAAACGCTTTGCCATGTGTTAGTTTGAGGTAGTGTTTAATCTTTTCAATCGCCGCTGGCACAAATTGATGACTGTTCGGATGCGGCATATTACGCGGGATATGAATCTGGACCTGCCGTTTAAAGTCAAACGGCGAATTCACAAGAAACTCGCGACACCCAGTTATCCCGACCCGTTTTTTGAAGTAAGAGAAGTTGCGATTTGTAGAAAGTGTAGCACTCGTCATCACAACGCTATTTTTTACGGTGAACAGATGATCTTGCAACATCTGATTCACATTTGCTGGGGTGGCATTGAGCAGGATACGAGGGGTTCGTCCGCGTGTCGATATCTCAGCCCAATAGACATAATTCGGGTCGCTCTGCCGAATGATCATATCCAATTCGTCACGGAGGCGTTGACAATAATGTTGGTGCGCTATAATTTCTTGTTCATCATCGTCCGTAATAGCATCGTCACGGAGCCGTTTCAAGGTTTTCTCAATATCGGCAAGGGGGTCATCCAACACATTACTGACGAAATTGCTTTTATGAATACGTGGTGTTAAGGCGTTACTCCCCATATCGTTGTCAATCTCTTCTTGCATAGCCTCAATAATGGTTCTAAAGAGGGTATTTGCCTGTTCGCGCGCTGTCTCTACTTGCGTTTGCAAGTGCGGTGAATCGAATTGTTTTGCCAAACCTTCTTTGCTTCGCTCATTGTACAGGGAATCGAGAAGCCATTTGACGCGAGTATTACTGAAGTCGATGCTGGCGTGGTTCGTGGCTGTTGCTTCCAAGTGATGTGCTTCATCAATGATGAGATAATCGTAATCAGGTAGCACACTCATAGCCGCCTCAGAATCTTTACGGATTGCGAGATCGCTAAAGAGTAAATGATGATTCACAATAAGTAAGTCGGCGTTGTACATTTCTCTTCGGGCTTTGAAGTAGAAACAAGTATCGTAAGTCTCGCAATTACGTCCAAGACAATTATCTCTATCGGAAACCACTTTATCCCATACCTGCGGTTGGGGTTGCCAAGACAGGTCAGCCCTACTGCCATCTACAGTTCTATTCACCCATGCTTCAATTTCTGCGATTTCCTCTACCTCTTCATGCGTATCAAACAATCCTCGTTCATAATTCATCAAATTTTTGAGTCTTCTTCGCGAGAGATAATTACGCCGTCCTTTTGCCAAAACCACATTGAAATCGCGCGGGAGCACACGCTGAAGAAAAGGGATATCCTTCGTTACGAGTTGTTCCTGTAGACTGATAGTATTCGTTGAAATAACAACCTTCTGTTCCGACTTC from Candidatus Poribacteria bacterium includes these protein-coding regions:
- a CDS encoding DEAD/DEAH box helicase, with the protein product MAETSQNITLRDIFSPGGLISQQLEEYEFRQEQLQMAHEVARAFTASEHLIVEAGTGVGKSFAYLIPAISLALKSEQKVVISTNTISLQEQLVTKDIPFLQRVLPRDFNVVLAKGRRNYLSRRRLKNLMNYERGLFDTHEEVEEIAEIEAWVNRTVDGSRADLSWQPQPQVWDKVVSDRDNCLGRNCETYDTCFYFKARREMYNADLLIVNHHLLFSDLAIRKDSEAAMSVLPDYDYLIIDEAHHLEATATNHASIDFSNTRVKWLLDSLYNERSKEGLAKQFDSPHLQTQVETAREQANTLFRTIIEAMQEEIDNDMGSNALTPRIHKSNFVSNVLDDPLADIEKTLKRLRDDAITDDDEQEIIAHQHYCQRLRDELDMIIRQSDPNYVYWAEISTRGRTPRILLNATPANVNQMLQDHLFTVKNSVVMTSATLSTNRNFSYFKKRVGITGCREFLVNSPFDFKRQVQIHIPRNMPHPNSHQFVPAAIEKIKHYLKLTHGKAFVLFTSYKMMDEVYDVVAPDLEKRGIETFKQGGELSRTAMLQAFREDTDSVLFGTSSFWEGVDVRGASLSNVIITRLPFEVPTHPVMEARVKQIKEEGGNEFFEFSLPEAILRLKQGFGRLIRTQTDEGIVVILDPRIKTANYGRQFLESLPDCEVVEE